TGGTGAGGATGTGTTTCTTCAGGTATGCGGATGCAGGTGTTGCATAGAGAGATGGAATTGCTcttattttgaaacagttaaAATTCCATTATTTACCTTACAGGCTTAAACCAGGGTTTAAATTAATACTTTAACTTCTCTGTTGCTGTTAGAATAAGCTATAAAACTGGTAGCAGTTATttggaggggggagaaaagagTGGAAATTATCCGTGGCAAAGTCTCCAGTCCTTATGTGTAAATGGGAAGTGATGAGCCCTGTTGCCTGAAGTCCTAAGTGTGATGCTTAGGGTATGTAATGCTTCaactgtgctgtgccagcatcTCTCCTGGAGGTGTTGTGCCATGCCTGCTGGTGGAAGAGCACACTTTCCCAGTTCCTGGCCTTGGCTTTGCTCTTCTCCCAAGGTTTAACAGATGTTAAAGATGTTAGAAATGTTGCTAGGACATTGCTTTGTGATCAGATGCCTTTTTAAGTCaaatatcttttcatttttcctggaCAGAATGAGCCCTGTGGCTCATTATAGTTGAACTGTTGCTGGATTAATTTCACAGGAGTATTATTCAATAGCAAAATAACTTCAATGAGTTTTCAAAACTTAGTCTGAAAgagtgttttgctttcttcactaaagagaaatttgaaagaaagaggcatttaattttatttaaatagtgCTTTCGCTGAtcaaagctaattttttttttgttaaaaacaaatgttctgTGAGACTGGTTGCCCTCATGTGTGAGAAAAGCCAATCTTTCATCTCCTGGAGAATATAGGAGGAGTTCATCCCCCCTAAAAATGATCTGTGAATGCTGAGGAGATCCTGTGGATTATTTACTGTGTCTAAACAAGCTGCACAATAATAGATTTAGCAGAGGGATCCAAAGTCCTAAAACGTTGGTACCAAAGATTTCTTCCCTGGATCACTTCAGATCCATAAGTGTTTACTATTTGCTTGTGAGAGAATGACCTTAGGAGGTGATGCCATTTATTTGTAGCACGTAGGGATTTTTCCTGcataagaaaaaagaacaatatttaaatttatttggtTATACAATACTTGTGTATACACTGAGTTTAAGTGGTTTCACAAAACTAAGTATTCCAAAATAATCTCTGTAGAGTGTTTAGAGTTCTTGATCACCATGTAGAGCTACGCAGGGaagagagcaggaggaaagcttgtggctgcagctgggattTGTGGGTTGGAAAAGGCTTAATTTGCTGTTCTAATTAACATTCTTTACATCCTTCTGCACCAGGAGTAGAATTACCTTGAAAGTAATGCCAGTAAaccaacatttatttatttattttttaaatcaggcaCTTTCCTGGGGGGAAATACAGTAGAGGCCTGATGAGCATCCCCATTAAGTTGTTTCCTCATCAGCGTCATTAATTATTTCGTAGGTTGAAACTAGGAAATTACTTGGCTATCTTGTAATTACTGGGATTATTTGTGCTTAGGCTTTTGTTAACACTtcttaattttaacttttatttctgctgtggttGAAACATGTATTTGTACAGTATggtctttctttgctttcagatcCTCCCCTTCTGATGCAGAGTTTGATACAGTTGTTGGGTATCTGGAGGCTATCATAATAGGTAAGATCTACAAGTAGTTGTAGACAACAAGATTGGTGCTAAATACGTTGCAAATTGCTCTTCTGCTAGCAGACATACAGAGCTAAAATAACCCCTGCCTGCTTCAGggaagcttttcttcctttgttccCATGACCCCTAACCTGGCAGCCCagtaaaaatatacacaaaggTCTTTTGTGTGCTATTTGCACAACAGTGTGCTTAGGAGTCTTGAAAATTATTCTCTGCACCACTGCAATACACTGCTGCTTGAGTAAAGATACTTGTAAATCTCACGTAGAAATCAAAATTTTCAGGGATTTTTCTACCCTGTTGTAAAGGGGATGGAAGAGACTGTGAGAGGTAGgcttcccttccccagctcttcccGAACCTTGGCTAACGTGCTTGTCGGGACATTCTTAGAAGCTGCCATGGTTTGTCCAGGCAATTTTGCTGCCTGTTGCTAGTGCAGGAGCCTTTTGTAATCTGTAATATTAAGTGCCTGTGCCGCAGTTTTAAGCGTGCTGCTCCTTGTCCTGTCTCTTCGTAACGTGGAgtatttcctctgtttcagcAGCAACATTGTGTAACTGGAGATGGGTGTCATCATGTCTTGCCACTTTTCACTTTTTGAGACTGTCCAGAGCTGATTTTGTTGCGTGTGTAACTCACACGTTTGCGTACAACAGTAATGTGGCAGGACCTGTTCATAGCAGGAACATTGAATGGCACCAATCTCATTGTATGAGCTTAGGTAATAAAAGATGCTAAATTCTCTGGATCATAATTTTATCTGAGAAGTCAGTGTGTGCAAGAAGTAGTTTACAAGATACCAAGACAGAATTCATGCTACTCGGGCATCGGGTGCTTCATAAGAACAGCATATAATCTTTTTTACTACATCCTTCCCAGAGAGATGTAGATTCTGCAGCCTCAGTTGCCTGGTAATGTAGTTGAATCTGGAGAAATTCtaacaaaactaattttgaaCGCGTTTGGATTTAGAAAGCTGAGGTTGGTGTATTTTAATACTGTGTGTAAGTAAACTTTCTACCTTTCGTGTTGAATTCAGTGGTAATTTTTATCGTGTTCATTTTTACTCATTTCCTTccacaactggaaaaaaaatgcccagaTTAATTTTCAATTGCTGAAGAatttcactgatattttttaaataaaggaaaaaaatattttgaattcttGTAGGGAAGAGGTGTTCACTTGGtaagaaaatacagttgtttTGCTGACTTGGGAGGCTGAGCAAAAAGGGGTTCAGGATAAATAACCTTATTAAGTAAACATAAAGGAGGAGGACTTCGTTGCTAATACTGAGTGTAAACGAAACTTAACAAGTAACTGTAGACCTTGCTAGGTGGACACATTCGTCCCATTTCATTCTGAATACACAGTTGCGGTCAAAATGCAGGCTGATGCGCTGCTGCCCTGTTGATTCGGCTTCCTTAACTGGAGTCACTCTGCCCTCCAGTAGCAGCAGCCTCTGTCTTCTCGCAGATGGGTCAGAAATAGCGGCGCAGCAGCAGCTGCGGTGGTGGTGTGAGTGACTCTGCACGTGTACGGGGCTCTGTGATTACAACAGGCAAGCAGAGCGCTGGAGAATGGGGGGGTTGTGTTACGAAGAGAATGACTAAACTCCTAACTGTATGGTGCGTTTGTGTTGTGGCCCAGATGATGATTTCCAGTTAACACAGAGGACGTTTATGGAGAAGCACTACCGGGAGTTTGATGACTCGGAAGAATACAAGCTCAtctatacttttatttttaatgaatatgtgagatactttttcctatttttcatacgtattgttttttttattaaggctGGTGTCAGGTCCCATATTGCCCCCTTTACGTGAGGTTTAACTGGAGCAGAGCCAACATACTGCCTGCTGTATTGCCTGCTGGCTCTTTCTGAAGCACAGTCGTGAATGTGCTGTGagcaagaaaaatgctttctggaGCATTAGgttcctttctctttgtttcacCTGGAAATGTCTATAGATGTTTTGGAAGCTGTGTAACTCTCTTGAATAGAAATCTAGCCAATCACTGTCATAATACATTTAACATTTGGGCATAACAAAGTTTTCTTCTctagttgttttattttctgtattggaCACTCCAATTACATTCTTCGTGCAAAGCATAATTATGAAACTCTGCTGGCCTACTAGTCAATAACATTAAatgagtttaaaataatttattagatACAAATAGTGTTAGTTCTCACCAGTATTCCCAGCAGAAATGTtcagctctgtgcctcagcGGTGGTGTAATTGAATTAGCAATGCCCAGCTAAGGAATGTGCAGTTATTCGCCCAGTGAGGATAATACAAAGTGTCAATAAGGTGTCGGTGTAAGTAAGATGTGCTGTTTTGAAATCTGCTCCAGAAATTTGTTACGAAGTTATAgaggtggtttgtttggtttttttcagatctctatagtaaagaaatacatggaagaaaagctgcttgATTTGATTCCTGGTTTTGATATGACTGCTTTCACAATGTCATTGCAGTAagtctctgctttgcttttgattgGGGGGCGGCTTATGTgcctttcaattatttttatctagACTAAAGCTTAGGTTTGACACTTCTTCCTTTAGAAGGAGGTTCCTctttagttaaaaaaagaagtgttcaTGCAGGCAATGACTGACCACTTTTCTTGACTTCAGTATGTCCTCATACTCTAAATTTCTGAACTGTCATGCTGAAATATATTGGGTTTTAAGGGGTAGGAAGAGAAATGAGAATGAGAACAGTGGAGGTGTTCATGATCATTGGCATTTCAAAGCCAGACCTGTAAAAGGTTAGGTCTCATTTATCTCCTTCAGGCTCCATGTTGGACACTTAAATAGCCTGGTAGTCTTATCCAGAGTCATGTGATGAAATGCCTTTAATGCAATTTTTGTACAAAGCATTCAGAGAAGAGTTTGGTTTGTCTTAATCTTTTGTATTTGATCACTTTAGCTTAACCAACTTCATTAAGAGATCACTTCTGAAAGATCACTGGTTTTCCTCTTGaataagaaaatcaaatgtAGTTGGGAACtgaataaaaatttcatttttaatttttttttttaaataagacatTGGGAAGTCACTATGAATGCACACAGTACACTTAGAAGGTAGACTGTTTAAGGTAAAGCTCTTTTTGataagaattaaataatttagaattttaaaaggcaaaaaaagccccagGCCTTGACTGTTAGGAAAGTCTTGTTAAAATATGCTGATACGGGAGCACAAGAgtctttcttccaaaatgttttcatcaaaAGTCCTCTACCAAGAATCATCAGTGCAATGCCTCATTCTCAAGGGATGTGTATGAGCACTCTGTGCCTCTCCCCAGCCTTTCTCACCTTCAAGGGACTGTCTGCCTGTTTCAGTGCTCAAATAAGGAGATAAATGCTAGTTGGGTGTTACTTCTGTTGACTTAAAGGTCAGTTTCTTTGTCTCGTTTCCAAGGACTGATGTGATACTCTTACCTCTTGGATTTAGACAAATACAATATATATTAATGCACTTGGATTGGCAATACTGCAAGGCAAAATTTGGCTCAAGTTTTGCTTTATGATAGACCTGTAATAACATTCTTGTTTAAATTTTGATATTGTTCTACTCGTGCCAGTATCCTTTTTGACCTCCTGTCATTCTAAAATAACAACTTTATTTCccacagaattttttaattccCCAACTTCTTCTCTCTATAGACAGCACAAAGATGAAATGGCAAGTGAACTATTCGATATGCTTCTCACATTTACTGACTTTCCGGCtttcaaagaaatgttcttGGATTACAAAGCTGTAAGTATGTCACGTTGTGTATTTTCATTGGCATAATGgctcttgtttttctgtagctCTGCCTGAGAGTACCAAAGGTAGTGTTACTGCAATAGGTAGCAGCATTTATTCAAAGGCTGTACTaggatcagaagaaaaataacttgaCTGACTGGCTATTTAAACTCAAAAGCcacatttaataatttctagAAAACATGAATGAAGCTGGCATGTGGAGCAGTTCTTCAGAAACACATGCTTTCTGCGTCTTTGAATGTTGCTTTCCAAGTGAACGCTTTTtccactgtgagggtgactgagcactggcataggttgcccagggaggttgtggagtctccatccttggagatattcacAAGCTGTATGAACACAGTCCTGAGTGGCCCTGCTTGAGCCCAGGatttggaccagatgacctccagaggtcccttccaacactgaccattttttttggtcattgggtgtgggttttttcccccagtcaGTCCAAAATTagcttttcatttgtgtttctcctcctctctgtcCAAACTggataaacaaacaaaagtattAAGGTTTTTGGATGAGCTTTTTCCTAGGGAGAAACGCATAAATGCTCTCCAGTGTCTGTCCAGTCATATTTGACAAAGTAGAAAAAGAGTCAAAGTTGTTGTCAAGAGTTATGCCCTctgccacctccccccacccctttaaGTTTTGTGAAATTGGGGGCAGGTTGAGGACAAAGAGACAGTCCGTGTCTTAGCAGCAGGAATCGTTTCAATTGGGGTTTGCACCTTTGGGGTCTCCTGAGAAGCAAACCACAGAGCTGGTTGTCACTAGTTCCTTGAGCGCTAGGCAAGCCTGCTGGCTGGGCGTCCTTGACCAGGTGTAACCAGACTCTGCTCTGACCTGGACGTACAGCTGGCAGAGGCGACAGTGGCCTTACTGCAGGGATCCCTGCACAATCTCTTCTTGAAGTTTGGGTTCACATTCAGTCACAGATGCTCAGGTAACATGTAATTTTATATTGATTTGATGCAACAAACCGAGTATGTATTGCccattttgttttttgaacTGCTAATTCCAAAGCAGCACTGAgtcacagatttctttttcttctgtgtttataGGAAAAGGAAGGTCAAAGCCTGGATTTAAGCAGTGGACTAGTGGTGACTTCATTAAACAAGTAATCAATAATCTCCTAGAGCAGTTTATGCATTACTTCCCTTCTGCAGATGAGTGCTGCTGCTTTCGTTTGGACACTAAAACACTAAAGGTCATAAGAAGCCGGCACTTTTACATGATGAAAACTCCTTCACCCTCAAGACTATACCTTCACAGGCCTGATGCTAGAAACATCTGTTTGTGAATTCTCATTAGTATTGTAATTGTTTTTAGTAAACACAGTATTTGTACACCAGCCTAACTGTTGCACATGCTGAGAAGCTCGGCATACTGAGAGGACAACAGATAGGTCTGTGTGCCTGTTATTGGGGTTGGCATCTTCACCATCTCCCCAAAATGGAGAACTTCTCAGAATCAAAAAGACAGTGTAAGAAGAGTATGTCCCTCCAGCTCTTGGAAGGACAGGTGTGAATATATAACCTCAGAGTCCCTCAtatgtttgttggtttggggttttttttaaaaatactttggtaTGATCTTAAGTGCTATGGGTTTCGAATGGAAGAACATGTTTTAATATTCTTAATAGATGTTCTAGCATAAGACTGGCTCTCAGCTCTGACAGCTGGTATGTCAGTGTGTaaatctgtctgctttctgGCTTTTGAAGTCTTATCCCTAATGTGCAGAGTTCTCTGATTCACTTGTTCAGGCCCCAGCTATTCTACATTGTGGAAAATAACCACGATAAACCAAAATCCGACCAATGTATTGAAGTTGTTACTTCCTTTTCAGTAGTGGCACAGCTGCTTTAGTTCTAGTAATGCAAGCCTGATGGTAGGTTGGGCACAGACGTGTTTACCACTGTGTCACTAAATAGCATGCTGATGAAAAGGCACGGTTTTGCTATTAAGCTGTTAGCAACACTAGCCTAGACAGTAAAATTATGGCCTGGGGTTCTTCGGTTAACTCCTTACCTCTTTATATAATGTTGACTTTTTAATGTTGGGAACAGattttattgaattttaaaagaatcctgttgacatattttaattgttaattGTTGAGCTAATATAATTACTTGCAgctaaaactaaaaatactcatcattttttttcactgagaaaagttttcattcttttttttattacagttgttTCAATTAATTGCTTTAATGGTAGTGTAAGTGAATACCTCAGGCAGTTATATTCTGAAGGGAGTCCTGTTGTATTTTAAGCAAGGTCTCTTGTCATTTCAGAGGCTACAAGGTGTGGCTGGGGATGAATTCTTATTTGATGGGGAATTGTGTCTCAGTGTTTTCCGTTACACCTTTCTGCCTCTGCGCCGCTCTCTTCTGTCTGCGTTTTCTGTGGGCTGCTGGCCCCAGAGTCACTTGTCCCTCTGGCACTCCTGTCACTCGCCCCTGGCTTGATGCATTTTCAGTCAGGCAGAGGGGCTTTTTAAagagattgatttttttaatataatgagCTGTGTCTAAGTCTGGCTGCacattttcagagttttaaCGTCATAACAATGCATGAAGAGGCTGCCTTTGTACTGCTACTGATTTATATATGGGTATGTTCATCATTGTGGAAACTGGCTTGCATTTAGCCCACTGAACACCAGCGGCAGGCAGATCGGTCAGTTTGGCCAGTCGCTTTCCAATTCACAGCATCCCTTAGTGCAGTTGCCTCTGTGGGAAGCTGTTGGAACCTTCCCCATGCAGACCGCACAGCAATTTTGGCAGTGTCACTTGCTGTACGCCAGCTTTCCTGTGTAGCAAGATCCAGAAATAAATTGAAGTCATTTCATCTGGTTTTATTAGCTTGTAGAAGGAGGATGTGAAGGGAAAAGTGGCGGTGTCTGCTGGGCAGCACGTTAGTTCTGGCAGACACCAGCCATGTCCCCAGGGAAAGGTGAGTTTGTCGACTgtggtggcagggagcagcgTGGTTCTGCGTTCTCCCAAGGCACCGGTCCTGTGCATGTTCCCAAAGCATCTGCAGgcttagttttaatttttgaagaCCACTTGTAGCTAATGGGCAAAATTGACTCATTGGTTAATTATAGGGGCTGCTATGAACTCTGTGGTGTGTATGGCACCAAGCCTCAAAGAGGGAGCGCACCAAAGCCTTGGCACCTCTGTCACGTTCTTGTGGTCCTGGATGCGTGGTCTatgcgtgtgtgcatgtgtgtgtacacacagcAAAGCCAGGTGGCCCCTGGGGACTTGCCgtcctgcctggggctgggtggccATGCCCATATGCAGCGGGAAGGGGCAGTCGCCTCTGCCAGTGACGCCTCTGCTGCCCGCTCCACGCCGCACCGCACGTGCCACCTTCTTGCAAGACAAACTACTTTTTCTTGAcagactccagagctggatttaggaagatttttatttaaagcataaaaTTGTTAGAAATCAATACAAGAACAGTTTAGACCTCTTCCTTTGCTTAGCCTTCATCTTCTAGCTCTGCCACCGTTCACGTATCACATTAATTGCAATTACTTACACTGTAGCTGTGAATGACCAGAGACAGGATGCTGGGCTTGGTTTAGTGAATTTTAGTATTGGAACATGCTGAATTGGCTGAGCCCCCTGAGTGGAGCTGCGCCAGTGAGGATCTGGATGAGCCCCAAGGATGAGCAGGAGCTTCAGCCTCCAGCCAGTCTGTGTCCTCCCGGTGAGGCTGTCGGTGTTGGCACCGGTGGGTTTGTGCTGTGGGCGCGTTGGCTGGAAGCATCATCAGAGACCCCAAAGCATTGTTGGTGCGACCTGGTACCGACCGTcactgccagcacaggctgctccaagaACATGAGACCTGGTGGCACGTGAGGCCTCGAGCCACCGAGCCCGGCACGAGCTGACCCAGGTGGCCTGTGGCTGGgctttgctgcctgctcctTATGCGTGATCAGTCACCTGGCTGGTGGCCGCGTGGCTGCCCAGCCCTTTCCAGGCACGGAAGCTGAAGGTGCTCGCCCCATAGGCGATCATCAGGAGGCAGGCGAAGAACTGGAAGACGAGCACAGCCCACACGTGAGTGTGgtggccaccccagccccatggcccTCACCTGCTCGCTCACTACTTACGGACGCTGCAGCTCTCCGGTTGTAATCCCACTGCCACCAGGACGTAGGCTGGACAGCAGCTGCGCATGTTACGAAGGCAGTGGTGTACAGGACAGTTGCCGTGGCGTTGAAGATCATCAGCTGGGGAAGGCAAAGAGGCGGTTGTGAGGTCTGGGCTCAGGCTTGCGCGCACTTGGGATGAGGGATGAGCAAAAGGCTTGGTTTcacattcctcctccttccccagaaaCACCTGAGGAAGAGTCCAGCCCTCCGCGCTGGGAACAAACTTCAGGTTAACATCACATTAAATGCACCTCAGGCTGTGCTGAGAGGTTTCTGGTTGACACCACGACCGCAGCAGTGATGCAGTGGCTGTAACTTTCTGGATTGATACAGGGCTCCCTGTTTTGAACACTTTCTAAGCAATGGAGGGGCAGAATAAAACAATGTCATCGTGCAAAGTGCAGGGGACTTTGTTCCATCAGCCCAGAAGAGCCTGAAGCCCTGGTCCTCTTGGCGCACCTCCCCAGGATGTTTCCCACTTGGGCTCCCCCCTCGCTCCCTCTCGGCTATGCACCACAAGGGGCCAGGGGATCACGTAgaacttcagctgaagctgCAGGAGGTAAGTCACGAAGAAAAGGACTGTTACTATCCAGAAGAAGATGGACACAAACATCACCCAGCTATATGCCGCGTGGAGGTAATACGTTGTGTTGGCGATGAGAGCCCACACCAGCAAGCCAAGCACCTGTGGGGTGAAAGGGGGAAGTGTCAGGTGGTGGTTCCTGCAGGCGGAAAGCAGAGCATCACCCAcaccagcatctgcagcagTTGGGGCCCCTGgctccagcaaagcagggacccccccagagctgcaggactgGACTGAGATAGCTCAGGGCAGCAAGCCCACCTGAGATGCTCCTTGCTTGGGGATGAGCTCATCCCCAGTACCGCCGCCCCAGGAGCCGGTACAGGGATGTCACAGAATCAGGGAATGGTCTGGGTCGCAAGGCAGGACGGGTGAAACCGGGGCGTCCTCGCCACCAAAGGTTCCTCCTCAGCCAAGAAGCCCCCAGGGCCTGTCTCTGCAGGTGCTGGCTCAGTGTTAGAGCTGGGTGAGAGGTGGACGTGGGGGGGCTGTTGGGGCCCTGGGTCAGCCTTGACCACCCCCAGGTGCagcaccattaaaaaaaaaaaaagaaaaaaaaaaaaaagcaagcttctCTGCACTGTTTGGTTAGGTCTGGTCTGGTTTGTACCTCCCATATATAGCGCTTCCAGAGCTCACCTTGCACTGTTAAGCAGGTTTAACTGCATAGCAATTGCAGCATCAGGTGCCTGCAAAGTGGTccacaaaaaaatcaggcagGTGAGTCTGGTTTTGGACCTGCtccaggagaaggaagcagagccagggcagagcctttttctcccccactgcagcccccGGCGCAGAGGTGGCAGTAGGGAGAGGTGTCTCTGCCCTTGGATCCCTGGCAGGTAGGGATGGaacagcccagcccaggcagcatttcatttattttttttttctttcccctgcctgtgctgcatcCACTCCAGATCTTTGGGCTGCGGAGGAGATACTGCCCTGCTTTGCCCACAGCAAGGGGGACAGGAAGCTGATCCTGTggcctccctgggcagctcccTGAAGGAGCAAGATTGtgggtattttttatttagaaagccCTGAATCCATGATGGAACCAAGCAAAGGATAAGGGCTCAAAGGAGAAGGGCTCTTTggaaagctgctctgcccctgTGTAAGCCCtcatcatttattttcatggaaGAAACACAACAGCCTTTGTCCTGTCAGGGTGCAATGCCCTGGTGCTTGCTGTCCCAACAATGCCTCCTTGTCTGTCACATTCTTTTCTAACACTCGTGATCGCAAAATATGTGTTGGGGAGAAGCACATACAGGAAGAAGCCCAGTGTGCTCCTGGAGTGGAGGCAGCGTGTGCTCGCcgccctgctccagctgtgggggaaggaggagccCTTAGGAGCGCGGTTCTGGAGCTGTGGGTCTCAGTGGATGGGAGCTGCGCGGCGTATTTAGCAGTACAGCCCGAGCAATGGGCTGGAGAGGTGGGACTAGGGTGGGGTGGAAGGGTCCCTTCTGCTGATCTTGGTTCCATCTCTCTTTCCCGATGCTCCTGCGAGACACCCCCAGGCAGCATCCTTCCCAGACCCATTCCGGAGTGCTTGGTCGCCTGCCACAGCCAGCTCAGCCGTGCCCAGGGCTCAAAGCCTGGAGCAGGGAGCCAGGTCTGGGCCAGCTGTCTCCCTGCGGCTGCTGCCCCCCACgaggctgccctggggagaGAGGGGTGCAAACCGGCTCCCCACTGCAGTGGGGCAGCACTGTGGGCCAGCGGCAGGGTGGGTCACATGTGGCCCCATGTGCAACTGAACGCCCTCCCCCCCCAGACGTGCACCTGGTGCGCGTGAggtgccagcaggagcagcagcagcagtggctaTCGTTGCAGTTGGCTCGGGTGCTGAAGCAGGAGcaggtgatgctgctgctggggtcaCTGGTGCCAGGACCCTTGGGCTCGCCCAAGAGTGGCTGCCAAGGCCTGGCTGCGGGTGGACAACCTGGAGGGCTGGGAGCCCAGGGACAGCCAAAGCCCCACGGGCACCCCGGCAGCAAGCCCATCACCGCTCAGCTGGGGTCACCGGGCTTCGTGCAGCCCGCGGGCCCCCGGGCTTGTGCCCTGCGGGGGTGCCCAAATTGGAGCCGCCTTCAAGCGGCAAAGGGAATGAGGACGGGAATCCGCATTTTCCTTTGGCTTtagggagggaaggagagggggaggcCTGAGCTACTCGGGGTCAGAGATTAATTAGGGTCAGAGAGCGAGGCTGGGGTAGGGGATGGCAGCCAAAGGAGACCCAACTGCCCCCAGCCAGAGCGACACAGCAAAGCAATACGCGTGTGCGATGCGCTGGGACCCGGCCaagccccccgtgccccccggTACTCACGGCCTGGGCGCCCATCAGCCCCCCGAGCGGCGAGAGCAGGAAGGCGCCGTccagggcggcggcggggcccggggaGCCGCTCCGGCCTCGCGCCATGCCGCGCGCCCAGGGCCCCCTCGCGGGGCCGCCCCAGCCCgaggggccgggccgagccTGCCCCGCGCCGAGCTGCGGCCCCTCCTCGCAGCGCCCCCTGTGCtggcggggcagcccccccccccgggcagccccccctccccgggcagcccccccccacCGGGCAGCCCCCCCACACCGgccagccccccctccccgggcagccccccctccccgggcagccc
This genomic window from Falco rusticolus isolate bFalRus1 chromosome 15, bFalRus1.pri, whole genome shotgun sequence contains:
- the LOC119157714 gene encoding ADP-ribosylation factor-like protein 2-binding protein isoform X3, with translation MCFFRSSPSDAEFDTVVGYLEAIIIDDDFQLTQRTFMEKHYREFDDSEEYKLIYTFIFNEYISIVKKYMEEKLLDLIPGFDMTAFTMSLQQHKDEMASELFDMLLTFTDFPAFKEMFLDYKAEKEGQSLDLSSGLVVTSLNK
- the LOC119157714 gene encoding ADP-ribosylation factor-like protein 2-binding protein isoform X2, whose amino-acid sequence is METSDEENFVAISSPSDAEFDTVVGYLEAIIIDDDFQLTQRTFMEKHYREFDDSEEYKLIYTFIFNEYISIVKKYMEEKLLDLIPGFDMTAFTMSLQQHKDEMASELFDMLLTFTDFPAFKEMFLDYKAEKEGQSLDLSSGLVVTSLNK
- the LOC119157714 gene encoding ADP-ribosylation factor-like protein 2-binding protein isoform X1; its protein translation is MLNHVLFLSTLSRRNNHKQQQYSRLFLLQPGYAVTMETSDEENFVAISSPSDAEFDTVVGYLEAIIIDDDFQLTQRTFMEKHYREFDDSEEYKLIYTFIFNEYISIVKKYMEEKLLDLIPGFDMTAFTMSLQQHKDEMASELFDMLLTFTDFPAFKEMFLDYKAEKEGQSLDLSSGLVVTSLNK
- the LOC119157716 gene encoding plasmolipin isoform X1 — translated: MARGRSGSPGPAAALDGAFLLSPLGGLMGAQAVLGLLVWALIANTTYYLHAAYSWVMFVSIFFWIVTVLFFVTYLLQLQLKFYVIPWPLVLMIFNATATVLYTTAFVTCAAAVQPTSWWQWDYNRRAAASFFACLLMIAYGASTFSFRAWKGLGSHAATSQVTDHA
- the LOC119157716 gene encoding plasmolipin isoform X2, encoding MPEGGGGPRAGQHRPRRGRVAKPPGTIPRQVLGLLVWALIANTTYYLHAAYSWVMFVSIFFWIVTVLFFVTYLLQLQLKFYVIPWPLVLMIFNATATVLYTTAFVTCAAAVQPTSWWQWDYNRRAAASFFACLLMIAYGASTFSFRAWKGLGSHAATSQVTDHA